One genomic segment of bacterium includes these proteins:
- a CDS encoding PocR ligand-binding domain-containing protein encodes MKPTDLAPLEFWKELLGKLHRLTGLTTLLYDSGNKSLYPPESFANELCKLIMSSPSTSSAICGLAHQVIATMAKKSCQPQVQECDLGMIKMVVPIFKKGEFFGAVGACGLLPEEEGEVDTFLAAKNLGCQEAEIEQLTAGIKILPDDKIEAALEFILRELEGIGAESGK; translated from the coding sequence TTGAAACCAACCGATTTGGCCCCGCTGGAGTTCTGGAAGGAACTTTTAGGAAAACTGCATAGACTGACCGGTCTGACTACCCTTTTATATGATTCGGGAAATAAATCTCTCTATCCGCCTGAATCCTTTGCCAACGAACTCTGTAAGCTTATAATGAGCAGTCCCTCAACCAGTTCCGCTATCTGCGGCCTGGCCCACCAGGTTATCGCCACTATGGCTAAAAAAAGCTGCCAACCACAAGTCCAGGAATGCGACCTGGGAATGATAAAGATGGTGGTGCCGATTTTCAAGAAGGGAGAATTCTTCGGCGCGGTTGGCGCCTGTGGTCTGCTACCGGAAGAAGAGGGAGAGGTAGATACCTTTTTGGCCGCTAAAAACCTCGGATGCCAGGAAGCAGAGATCGAACAGTTGACCGCCGGGATTAAAATTCTGCCAGACGATAAAATCGAGGCCGCCCTGGAATTCATCTTGAGGGAACTGGAAGGCATCGGGGCTGAGAGCGGCAAGTAA
- a CDS encoding YbgC/FadM family acyl-CoA thioesterase yields the protein MELKVYYEDTDAGGVVYYANYLRYFERARTEYLQERGISLLDYHSQGILFPVVRLEIDYKSPARYGELLEIGTRMTHLSRASFTLEHTIKSKSDQRVIVWGITRIACLNKSGRPVKLPAELKSTIIS from the coding sequence ATGGAACTAAAGGTCTATTATGAGGATACAGATGCGGGTGGCGTGGTCTATTATGCCAATTACCTGAGATACTTCGAGCGGGCCAGGACGGAATATTTACAAGAAAGAGGGATTTCTCTTTTAGATTACCATTCCCAGGGGATACTCTTTCCAGTAGTCAGGTTAGAGATAGATTACAAGTCTCCGGCCAGATATGGAGAATTGCTTGAGATAGGCACCAGGATGACCCACCTCAGCCGGGCCAGTTTCACTCTGGAGCACACGATCAAGAGCAAATCTGATCAACGGGTCATTGTTTGGGGGATAACCCGGATAGCCTGCTTGAATAAATCCGGCCGGCCCGTAAAATTACCGGCGGAATTGAAGTCTACGATTATCTCCTGA